The stretch of DNA GAACAATGGAAGGGTTGTTGCGTGGCACTATTATTCTGCGGTGTGTTTTTTTGTCTGTTATTACACCAAATTTCATTTCGATCTCAATATGAGGTATCGAGGTTTTATCAATACAAGAAAGATGAGTCCACACTAGTTTACAAACATTTTTATGAAATTCTATGGCGATTCTCGACTTACTCTTTGCAACTTCAAATGATGTTCCCACTGATTTCAGAGGTTTAGCAGTTTCCGAGATATGTAAGCTTCTCAGCTTTGGAGTAACATCAATATCCACGTTATCTGTCCTGGTATTTCCATGAGAATTTCTGCTACTGGAAGAAGCCTCGGGTTGATCAGCCATATCTGGAACTTGTTATAATGTTTTcatatttccttttcagtacctttttttccttcccCATTAAGCTGCTTTACAAGCAAAGTAATCTTGAGgcgagaaaaaaaaagcagaCAAAATAGTGAGAATAAGTTTTTCCCTATAAAAGtgtatataatatataaaatgatCCCGTCACaataatagaaaaataaagttttcTCTGCCACGTCTACCTGTAGCCCCAGAATTGctgataaaaataaatgaaatgaaaTGAACAGTTTGTCACGAAGAATACAAAGAGATATTAAAGAAGCTTTGACGTAATACATAGTTTAACCGATTGATAAGAAATACCCAGAATAgtaaaaggaaagaaattgaaggaaaggaaaagatGCCCATGCTTGTAGTGGATGTGTTCGTCGGCTATTCAGAAGAAGCGGGACTGAAGCTCTTTGAAGTGTAGGGATTAAACTTAGCagttttttcctcttttggAGTGGACGAAGAACATGTTTGAGAGATCTGTAACTGGGTCAATAGAGCTTGTTCCATGTAATACTTGTCAATTTCCTGGTATACCACTTGTTCCTCTGGAGTGAGCAAACTTCTTGGACAATAGAAAATGTCGTCTTCGAAAGTCTTACTGATATTGTTCTTATACATTATGGTGTTCATTCCATCTTGTTGAATGGTGAACTCGTCATTGGAGCTCACCCTGCTATTATTGACAGAGTTATGGCTGAAAATTCCTGAGTTATTTTCACTGTTGGGCACCGAGGAAGAATAGAAAGAATGAGAGCTGCCGAGACTGAATTCATGTTGTTGGTTGTTTTCTGTGAGGTAGAGACTCGTGTTCATTTTTGCTTCCGCTTGCAAAAGTGGAGtcattttcgttttttaTTATGAAATGAACAGAATTAGGGTAGGGGAAGCAGCAAATATAAGGGGTTGAGGAACAAATTCCTTATAAACAATCCGTAAAGTAAAACACTGCTTATTATCTAACAAGCAAGGTTGATAAAGCGATACAAAACGGTTGCTATAGACGGCACAAACGTACGGAGTGCGACTAAAGTTGCGTGGAGGGGGGAGGCAGTGTTGCGCTCGAAGGGTATTGattgttcttgttctttttatattttcgGCATTTTTATGCTCGGCATTTCTCAACAGAAGCGGATGTATTTTAAGGGCGCGGAGATGCGCAAACGGCAAGTGATATCGAAATATCAGCGTTATAACGGCAACCACTGCGAACACGAATGGCCAAGAGGGTACAATTGCAATAGTGATGCGGCTTGAAGGATGATGGTGTGTATTCGTTAGaggttatttttttatgtctGGGGAAACGTCCTTGGTCTGGTTGAAACCTTGCGCCTTAGGCGGCGCTGCTGAAGTGTCGTTACTATCCGGAGGGAGTTCGACAATGTTGCGATTCTGGATAGGAGTGTGATTCAGAAAGAGTGGTTGCATGTAGCTGTATACTGGAAGTGGGGGAGGTTGGTGTGGCAAAGGGATAGGTGCAGATGGAATAGGATGCGGGAAGTATGGTGGAGCGTAAAGAGAGATTGTATTTTGTGGGCTAGCGGGAGTCGCTATGGGGAGATTGTAAGGAACGGGGGTAGGCTGTACAACGATTCCGTATGGACGTAATTGCGGAAACATTCTTGTTGTTGCGTTTGGTTCGTTCGCAGTGTTATTTGCGGACTGTTGCAGTCTACGTAGGGACATAAGATCGACGTCCGAATGAACAGAAGATTGATGCTGTCTTAAGTTATCGATTCTACTAAAGAATTTAAGGCAGATATTGCATTGGAATGGTTTCTCCCCTGTGTGTTTCCTAATATGTCTAGCCAAATGCTCGGCTCTATTGAAACTCATGTTACAATCAGGATACCCCACGCATCTATAATTTCTCTTGAGAGAAGCGTTTTCTTTGTTCCTTTTCGGTTGTTTTCCTCGCATGTTTAGCCAGTATCATGCTAATTTTCTTAGGCTACAGATGTAAGTGGGGATTATTGGTGCTATGGAGTCGCAATTGAATCAAGAATACacgaaagaaagagaaggtGGCGTCTGTTCTTATAAACACAAACACTAGTTGAATCTAAGAAGATAcaatgaaagaaagagaaggaaaatgatGTTATAAACGATTGAAGGGATCCGCTGaggaatgaaaaaaaatcagaaagTAAGAGAaggggaaaaaaaaaaaagaaaaaaataggaaATGATCGAAGATAAAAATTCTCAGGAATTGAGTAAAGGGAAATTATACTTCAATAAAGATAAACTTTCTCATGGCTTGAGAGTCCGGCGTCCACGTAAGTTAATGTTTCGTGCAGTGACATTGAAAAGTCTGCAGGACCCTATGGCTCGAGAAGTTACTACCGgggtttattttttttttatcttaatctgagaaaaaaaagcatcaGTTACGAGGCTCCTGAAGGAGCACCGGAAGTtccttcttcctttttttatgtgGGGAAAGACCGACTAGCAGTAGATACCCTCAGGAATATGatggaagagaaaaacaaagcccgaaaaaagaaacgacTGAGGCAATGACTGCATTTTCATGCATGTAGCATTGTTTTCCTTCCCTCCTTAGGAGTATCTCATCAACTAAGGATGTTGAACTTACCACAAAGGTCACCACGAAAAAGCAATTAGAAgcaaaaactttttctttcctgcCCCCTTGTCATACTAAAAATATACACATACACTAAAAGTGAGAGTGCTACTGTAGTTCGTTCAGGTTATCGATGCGGGACTCCTCGAGGTTGCTCTTGTGTGTGTTTATCAGAGTTGTTTTTACATAAGCCACGCAAGCCCTCAAAAAAAGCCATGATACGGGTAATAGACAATATCGCAGTCGTGAACAAGTGAAGATAAAAAGTATACTGCGCGATATAAAAAGCGAAGAGAATAGGTagcatttttgttgaaagtTGGTGGAGTTTCCTTTCTCTATTAACATATGGAACAAAAACAGAAACGATAACCGTATGAAGGTTAACGCACAAGTAAGAACTAGAAATGCCGTAGTTGTGggattttttattctaGCTTGATGTTGTTAACGTAAACATACACCCAAAAACATCAAGAAAAGCCTTTCATTAAATTGCTTTTCTCTTGGCGAGAGAGAGAGGTGGCGACAAGAGGGCTCCGGGACTTATGTTTCGGagtcttttttctttcgcttct from Saccharomyces mikatae IFO 1815 strain IFO1815 genome assembly, chromosome: 13 encodes:
- the SMKI13G3030 gene encoding uncharacterized protein (similar to Saccharomyces cerevisiae YMR181C and YPL229W; ancestral locus Anc_6.255), encoding MTPLLQAEAKMNTSLYLTENNQQHEFSLGSSHSFYSSSVPNSENNSGIFSHNSVNNSRVSSNDEFTIQQDGMNTIMYKNNISKTFEDDIFYCPRSLLTPEEQVVYQEIDKYYMEQALLTQLQISQTCSSSTPKEEKTAKFNPYTSKSFSPASSE
- the RGM1 gene encoding Rgm1p (similar to Saccharomyces cerevisiae RGM1 (YMR182C) and USV1 (YPL230W); ancestral locus Anc_6.256), coding for MRGKQPKRNKENASLKRNYRCVGYPDCNMSFNRAEHLARHIRKHTGEKPFQCNICLKFFSRIDNLRQHQSSVHSDVDLMSLRRLQQSANNTANEPNATTRMFPQLRPYGIVVQPTPVPYNLPIATPASPQNTISLYAPPYFPHPIPSAPIPLPHQPPPLPVYSYMQPLFLNHTPIQNRNIVELPPDSNDTSAAPPKAQGFNQTKDVSPDIKK